Proteins from a single region of Ziziphus jujuba cultivar Dongzao chromosome 1, ASM3175591v1:
- the LOC107408069 gene encoding uncharacterized protein LOC107408069 gives MSAVTASTTATGPSKQSCCWRSENPRLRPAKKSIAFTKLVNHTPIWFSTKRVNPIRSLDPQKDGKEDSSAFISQEDLAYLWKLGAGSVVGAGLIKYGSIVFPEITIPNITVALVIIITPVVLAVLLLINQSRAEGPS, from the exons ATGTCGGCAGTGACTGCGTCTACCACGGCCACTGGACCCTCCAAGCAAAGCTGCTGCTGGAGGTCCGAAAACCCGCGGCTAAGACCCGCCAAGAAGTCCATAGCTTTCACAAAGCTTGTCAACCACACTCCAATTTGGTTCTCAACCAAAAGGGTGAATCCCATTCGATCTCTTGACCCTCAAAAGGATGGGAAAGAGGATTCAAGCGCCTTCATTTCTCAG GAGGATTTGGCATATTTATGGAAACTGGGTGCTGGATCAGTGGTCGGTGCAGGTTTGATCAAGTATGGAAGCATAGTTTTTCCAGAAATAACAATACCCAACATCACAGTGGCTCTTGTTATAATAATCACTCCTGTTGTTCTTGCTGTTTTGCTTTTGATCAATCAGAGTCGAGCAGAGGGACCAAGCTAA
- the LOC107407682 gene encoding signal recognition particle subunit SRP54 2, which yields MVLAQLGGSISRALQQMSNATVIDEKVLTDCLNEITRALLQSDVQFKLVRDMQNNIKKIVNLDDLAAGHNKRKIIQQAIFNELCKMLDPGKPSFTPKKGKTSVVMFVGLQGSGKTTTCTKYAYYHQKKGWKPALVCADTFRAGAFDQLKQNATKAKIPFYGSYMESDPVKIAVEGVETFKKENCDLIIVDTSGRHKQEAALFEEMRQVSEATKPDLVIFVMDSSIGQAAFDQAQAFKQSVSVGAVIITKMDGHAKGGGALSAVAATKSPVIFIGTGEHMDEFEVFDVKPFVSRLLGMGDWSGFMDKIHEVVPMDQQPELLQKLSEGNFTLRIMYEQFQNILKMGPISQVFSMLPGFSAELMPKGREKESQAKIKRYMTMMDSMTNEELDSSNPKLMTESRIMRIARGSGRQLREVMEMFEEYKRLAKIWSKMKGLKIPKKGEMSALSRNMNAQHMSKVLPPQMLKQIGGMGGLQNLMKQMGSAKDMMGMFGGGGDK from the exons ATGGTGTTGGCACAGTTAGGAGGGAGCATTTCGCGTGCTCTCCAGCAGATGAGCAATGCGACTGTCATCGACGAAAAGGTTCTCACCGACTGCCTCAACGAGATTACTCGCGCTCTGCTCCAGTCCGATGTCCAATTCAAGCTCGTGCGTGACATGCAGAACAACATAAAGAAGATCGTCAATTTGGATGACCTCGCCGCTGGCCACAACAAGAGGAAGATCATCCAGCAG gccatattCAATGAGCTATGCAAAATGTTGGATCCTGGGAAGCCTTCTTTTACAcccaaaaaagggaaaacaagCGTTGTTATGTTTGTCGGTTTACAAG ggTCTGGAAAAACTACCACCTGTACGaaatatgcatattatcatcAGAAGAAAGGCTGGAAGCCTGCTCTAGTGTGTGCGGATACCTTTCGTGCTGGTGCATTTGATCAGCTGAAGCAGAATGCAACTAAAGCTAAAATTCCATTTTATGGAAG CTATATGGAGTCAGACCCTGTGAAAATTGCAGTGGAAGGTGTGGAAACATTTAAGAAGGAGAACTGTGATCTTATAATCGTTGATACTAGTGGGCGTCACAAGCAAGAAGCTGCACTTTTTGAAGAAATGCGTCAAGTTTCTGAAGCAACG AAACCAGACCTTGTTATATTTGTTATGGATAGCAGTATTGGTCAGGCCGCTTTTGATCAAGCTCAAGCATTTAAGCAAAGTGTTTCAGTTGGAGCTGTAATTATTACCAAAATGGATGGCCATGCAAAGGGAGGTGGTGCTCTTAGTGC TGTTGCAGCAACAAAGAGTCCTGTTATATTTATTGGGACTGGAGAGCATATGGATGAGTTTGAAGTTTTTGATGTCAAACCATTTGTCAGCCGTCTCCTAG GCATGGGAGACTGGTCTGGGTTTATGGACAAGATTCATGAGGTTGTTCCTATGGATCAGCAGCCTGAGCTtctgcaaaagctttcagaaGGGAACTTTACATTGAGAATTATGTATGAGCAGTTTCAAAACATACTTAAAATGGGTCCAATAAGCCAG GTCTTCTCAATGCTTCCAGGATTTAGTGCTGAATTAATGCCAAAAGGTCGTGAGAAGGAAAGCCAGGCGAAGATCAAGCGCTACATGACCATGATGGACTCGATGACAAACGAAG AGTTAGATAGTTCAAATCCAAAGCTCATGACTGAGTCACGTATCATGCGGATAGCAAGAGGTTCTGGTCGCCAACTTAGAGAAGTAATGGAGATGTTCGAAGAGTACAAGCGTCTGGCCAAGATATGGAGCAAAATGAAGGGGCTTAAGATTCCTAAGAAGGGTGAAATGAGTGCACTATCCAGAAATATGAATGCACAGCACATGAGCAAAGTCCTTCCTCCACAAATGCTGAAGCAGATAGGTGGCATGGGTGGCTTGCAAAACTTGATGAAGCAGATGGGTTCTGCTAAGGACATGATGGGGATGTTCGGAGGTGGCGGAGATAAGTAG
- the LOC107408057 gene encoding uncharacterized protein LOC107408057 isoform X1, with amino-acid sequence MAASSASLSLRPSSSLSFVSDRPYLLIPSSTSASSCSSSSSSSFLFLGTHQSFISLYSCSPSSTKFNSRVSAKRGFGPVITASGDYYATLGVPKSASGKEIKAAYRRLARQYHPDVNKQPGATEKFKEISAAYEVLSDDKKRAMYDQYGEAGVKSTVGGASSAYTDPVVGISQGLCSLCLAILLAVFHVDRASWSFYHTTLVFGTNPFDLFETFFGPSMGGFAGMDQSGFGTRRRSTVTKGEDIRYDITLEFSEAIFGAEKEFELSHMETCEVCMGSGAKVGTKMRICSTCGGRGQVMRTEQTPFGLFSQVSVCPTCGGDGEVISESCRKCSGEGRVRVKKNIKVKVPPGVTAGSILRVAGEGDAGPRGGPPGDLYVYLDVAEIAGIQRDGINLSSTVSISYLDAILGATVKVKTVEGTSELQIPPGTQPGDTLVLAKKGAPKLNKPSIRGDHLFKIKVTVPNRVSVKERELLEELALLSNTTASRSRIRPKTQPASEAKSTGKQVGTVEEKTEESGDENDVWKKLKDFAGSVANGAVKWLNDNL; translated from the exons ATGGCAGCCTCCTCCGCCTCTCTCTCCCTCCGTCCCTCATCGTCGCTCAGCTTTGTTTCCGACCGACCTTACCTTCTTATCCCATCATCCACCTCTGCTTCTtcatgttcttcttcttcttcttcttccttcctatTCCTTGGGACCCACCAGAGCttcatttctctttattcttgcTCTCCTTCTTCTACGAAATTTAATTCGAGGGTCTCCGCTAAACGGGGGTTTGGACCAGTGATTACTGCTTCTGGGGACTACTATGCCACTCTTGGGGTTCCCAAATCTGCAAGTGGCAAGGAAATCAAAGCTGCCTATCGAAGGTTAGCTCGCCAG TACCACCCTGATGTCAACAAGCAACCTGGAGCAActgaaaagtttaaagaaattaGTGCTGCATATGAG GTGTTATCAGATGACAAGAAGCGAGCTATGTATGATCAATATGGTGAAGCTGGAGTTAAAAGCACAGTAGGGGGAGCATCGAGTGCCTATACG GATCCAGTTGTTGGTATTAGTCAGGGTCTCTGTAGCCTGTGCCTGGCCATTCTTCTTGCTGTATTTCATGTTGATCGAGCATCATGGTCATTTTATCATACAACTTTAGTTTTTGGT actAATCCATTTGATTTATTTGAGACATTCTTTGGGCCAAGCATGGGTGGATTTGCTGGTATGGACCAATCTGGTTTTGGAACACGTCGTCGTAGTACTGTTACTAAGGGTGAAGACATACG TTATGACATCACATTAGAATTTTCTGAGGCTATATTTGGAGCAGAAAAAGAATTTGAACTTTCTCATATGGAAACATGTGAAGTTTGCATGGGAAGTGGAGCAAAAGTGGGTACCAAAATGAGGATATGTTCAACATGTGGAGGAAGGGGTCAAGTTATGAGAACTGAGCAAACACCTTTTGGATTATTTTCCCAG GTTTCTGTGTGTCCAACTTGTGGTGGAGATGGTGAAGTCATTTCTGAATCCTGTAGGAAATGTTCTGGTGAAGGACGTGTTCGagttaagaaaaatattaaagttaaaGTCCCTCCTGGTGTTACCGCAGGCAGTATTCTCAGAGTTGCTGGGGAGGGTGATGCTGGGCCTAGAGG GGGCCCTCCTGGGGATCTTTATGTATATCTTGATGTAGCAGAAATAGCTGGAATTCAAAGAGATGGCATCAATCTCTCTTCAACGGTATCTATTAGTTATCTAGATGCCATATTGGGGGCTACAGTGAAG GTAAAGACTGTTGAAGGGACTAGTGAACTACAAATTCCACCAGGCACTCAACCTGGGGACACTCTTGTCCTTGCAAAGAAAGGTGCACCAAAACTGAACAAGCCATCAATACGTGGTgaccatttatttaaaattaaagtcACCGTTCCTAATCGTGTCAG TGTCAAGGAGCGTGAATTGCTTGAAGAACTAGCTTTGCTGAGTAATACTACCGCCAGCCGCTCACGAATCCGTCCTAAAACCCAACCAGCAAGTGAGG CCAAGAGTACAGGAAAGCAGGTGGGAACTGTTGAGGAGAAAACTGAAGAATCGGGAGATGAAAATGATgtatggaaaaagttaaaagatTTTGCTGG GTCTGTTGCAAATGGAGCTGTAAAATGGCTGAACGACAACCTGTAA
- the LOC107408057 gene encoding uncharacterized protein LOC107408057 isoform X2, whose translation MAASSASLSLRPSSSLSFVSDRPYLLIPSSTSASSCSSSSSSSFLFLGTHQSFISLYSCSPSSTKFNSRVSAKRGFGPVITASGDYYATLGVPKSASGKEIKAAYRRLARQYHPDVNKQPGATEKFKEISAAYEVLSDDKKRAMYDQYGEAGVKSTVGGASSAYTTNPFDLFETFFGPSMGGFAGMDQSGFGTRRRSTVTKGEDIRYDITLEFSEAIFGAEKEFELSHMETCEVCMGSGAKVGTKMRICSTCGGRGQVMRTEQTPFGLFSQVSVCPTCGGDGEVISESCRKCSGEGRVRVKKNIKVKVPPGVTAGSILRVAGEGDAGPRGGPPGDLYVYLDVAEIAGIQRDGINLSSTVSISYLDAILGATVKVKTVEGTSELQIPPGTQPGDTLVLAKKGAPKLNKPSIRGDHLFKIKVTVPNRVSVKERELLEELALLSNTTASRSRIRPKTQPASEAKSTGKQVGTVEEKTEESGDENDVWKKLKDFAGSVANGAVKWLNDNL comes from the exons ATGGCAGCCTCCTCCGCCTCTCTCTCCCTCCGTCCCTCATCGTCGCTCAGCTTTGTTTCCGACCGACCTTACCTTCTTATCCCATCATCCACCTCTGCTTCTtcatgttcttcttcttcttcttcttccttcctatTCCTTGGGACCCACCAGAGCttcatttctctttattcttgcTCTCCTTCTTCTACGAAATTTAATTCGAGGGTCTCCGCTAAACGGGGGTTTGGACCAGTGATTACTGCTTCTGGGGACTACTATGCCACTCTTGGGGTTCCCAAATCTGCAAGTGGCAAGGAAATCAAAGCTGCCTATCGAAGGTTAGCTCGCCAG TACCACCCTGATGTCAACAAGCAACCTGGAGCAActgaaaagtttaaagaaattaGTGCTGCATATGAG GTGTTATCAGATGACAAGAAGCGAGCTATGTATGATCAATATGGTGAAGCTGGAGTTAAAAGCACAGTAGGGGGAGCATCGAGTGCCTATACG actAATCCATTTGATTTATTTGAGACATTCTTTGGGCCAAGCATGGGTGGATTTGCTGGTATGGACCAATCTGGTTTTGGAACACGTCGTCGTAGTACTGTTACTAAGGGTGAAGACATACG TTATGACATCACATTAGAATTTTCTGAGGCTATATTTGGAGCAGAAAAAGAATTTGAACTTTCTCATATGGAAACATGTGAAGTTTGCATGGGAAGTGGAGCAAAAGTGGGTACCAAAATGAGGATATGTTCAACATGTGGAGGAAGGGGTCAAGTTATGAGAACTGAGCAAACACCTTTTGGATTATTTTCCCAG GTTTCTGTGTGTCCAACTTGTGGTGGAGATGGTGAAGTCATTTCTGAATCCTGTAGGAAATGTTCTGGTGAAGGACGTGTTCGagttaagaaaaatattaaagttaaaGTCCCTCCTGGTGTTACCGCAGGCAGTATTCTCAGAGTTGCTGGGGAGGGTGATGCTGGGCCTAGAGG GGGCCCTCCTGGGGATCTTTATGTATATCTTGATGTAGCAGAAATAGCTGGAATTCAAAGAGATGGCATCAATCTCTCTTCAACGGTATCTATTAGTTATCTAGATGCCATATTGGGGGCTACAGTGAAG GTAAAGACTGTTGAAGGGACTAGTGAACTACAAATTCCACCAGGCACTCAACCTGGGGACACTCTTGTCCTTGCAAAGAAAGGTGCACCAAAACTGAACAAGCCATCAATACGTGGTgaccatttatttaaaattaaagtcACCGTTCCTAATCGTGTCAG TGTCAAGGAGCGTGAATTGCTTGAAGAACTAGCTTTGCTGAGTAATACTACCGCCAGCCGCTCACGAATCCGTCCTAAAACCCAACCAGCAAGTGAGG CCAAGAGTACAGGAAAGCAGGTGGGAACTGTTGAGGAGAAAACTGAAGAATCGGGAGATGAAAATGATgtatggaaaaagttaaaagatTTTGCTGG GTCTGTTGCAAATGGAGCTGTAAAATGGCTGAACGACAACCTGTAA
- the LOC107407674 gene encoding PX domain-containing protein EREX, giving the protein MNMYANDFSLLDFNYSDSILEPYSHRRLASSLENGIFFHNYDYNDLAVHNYGGRPVQNRSPPKHRHDGTSPLPLGMDWSPSPLKKEGQNSLRPENSHTGWSYCVTIPSWIFLPKSRGSDPVAFYRVQVGIQSPEGVTTTRVILRRFNDFLKLFSELQKAFPKKDLPPAPSKRLLRVKSQTLLDERRCSLEDWMQKLLSDIDISRSVQVAIFLELEAAVRTSFDKMNQQSSDVNSSSNGALQSFLPQANLNVSAVAGSSSITSDHGDETPSEISEFGTPRHSDFTDQQDLIDPSETAVNFGKFNGNFIRESLQRFSKHKMPTGIEGGSIDRDRVSEDTAGGKPLRLDGTKFFPESDDYKQDGHVRKSSTESLGSDLSSARVGEVSNSAVANVEGDLSDIKSDLQVPVNLLVALPSDERQKLNRVLITLQQRLAAARTDVENLIARLNQEVAVRQFLSTKVKDLEVELETTRQNCKENMQQTVLTEKERFTQMQWDVEELRRRCLELEIKLKSEQEGKLHAESTKTSIVHENKKLLQELDFAREQLENLQKHHDDFEMKSKTDIKLLVKEVKTLRSSQSDLKQEFSQLMKEKLELEKSLQKEKKRTENANTANVKLLHECGLLCNRLQECSVNFLIEEEDKLIVDTSSPSDAIDLLTTSDNRIGLLLAEAQLLAQDIENAVAVDDDFHSNEGDRTKTEDGLRKMVTDILVDNARLRKQINSVILCALNTNAKAEKDEDEDEVVPLRKTVLSKFLES; this is encoded by the exons atgaatatgtaCGCCAACGATTTTTCCCTGTTGGACTTCAACTACTCTGATTCCATCCTCGAGCCCTATTCTCATCGTCGCTTGGCGAGTTCGTTGGAGAATGGAATTTTCTTTCACAACTACGATTACAACGACCTTGCTGTTCACAATTATGGCGGTCGACCCGTGCAAAATCGTAGCCCTCCCAAGCACCGCCACGACGGCACGTCGCCTCTCCCTCTCGGCATGGATTGGAGCCCTTCCCCTCTTAAAAAG GAAGGGCAGAACTCTCTTCGGCCAGAAAATTCTCATACAGGGTGGAGTTACTGTGTGACAATTCCTTCTTGGATTTTCCTGCCTAAATCAAGAGGTTCTGATCCTGTTGCG TTTTATAGAGTTCAAGTTGGTATACAATCTCCAGAAGGGGTCACCACTACTCGAGTGATATTACGAAGATTTAATGATTTCTTAAAGCTATTTTCTGAA CTTCAAAAGGCATTTCCCAAGAAAGATTTGCCTCCTGCTCCTTCAAAGAGGCTATTGAGAGTGAAAAGCCAGACACTTTTGGATGAG CGAAGGTGTTCTTTGGAGGATTGGATGCAAAAGTTATTATCAGATATTGATATATCAAGAAGTGTTCAAGTTGCGATCTTTCTTGAGCTAGAAGCCGCTGTGCGGACTT CATTCGACAAAATGAATCAGCAAAGTTCAGATGTAAATTCTTCTAGTAATGGTGCACTTCAATCATTTCTGCCACAAGCCAATTTAAATGTTTCTGCAGTTGCTGGTAGTTCATCTATCACATCAGATCATGGTGATGAGACTCCATCTGAGATATCTGAATTTGGAACACCAAGGCATAGTGATTTTACTGATCAACAAGATTTAATTGATCCATCAGAAACTGCAGTGAACTTTGGCAAGTTTAATGGGAACTTCATTAGGGAGAGCCTTCAAAGGTTCTCCAAGCACAAAATGCCTACTGGAATTGAAGGTGGTAGTATAGACAGGGATCGAGTAAGTGAGGATACTGCTGGTGGAAAACCTCTTCGCCTAGATGGAACAAAGTTCTTTCCAGAATCAGATGATTACAAGCAGGATGGCCATGTTCGAAAATCATCAACAGAGAGTTTGGGAAGTGACTTGAGCTCTGCCAGAGTTGGTGAAGTATCTAATTCAGCAGTGGCTAATGTCGAAGGCGACCTTTCAGACATCAAATCAGATTTACAAGTTCCTGTGAATTTACTTGTTGCTCTTCCATCCGATGAGCGCCAGAAGTTGAATAGAGTTCTGATTACATTACAGCAAAGACTAGCCGCAGCAAGAACAGATGTGGAGAATCTTATAGCTAGATTAAATCAAGAAGTTGCTGTGAGACAATTCCTCTCAACAAAG GTAAAAGATTTGGAAGTGGAACTTGAAACTACCAGACAGAattgtaaagaaaatatgcagCAGACTGTTTTAACTGAAAAGGAGAGATTCACTCAGATGCAGTGGGATGTGGAGGAACTTCGGAGGAGGTGCTTGGAGCtggaaataaaattgaaatctgAACAG GAGGGAAAATTGCATGCGGAGTCGACAAAAACGTCTATTGTACATGAGAATAAAAAGTTGCTACAGGAGTTGGATTTTGCTAGAGAGCAGCTTGAGAACTTGCAGAAACATCATGATGATTTTGAGATGAAATCAAAGACAGATATAAAGCTGCTTGTTAAAGAGGTCAAAACATTACGAAGTTCTCAGTCAGACTTAAAACAGGAGTTCAGTCAACTGATGAAAGAAAAGTTGGAACTAGAG AAGAGTcttcaaaaggaaaagaagaggaCGGAGAATGCAAATACTGCTAATGTGAAATTGCTGCATGAATGTGGGCTTCTTTGCAATAGGCTTCAAGAATGTAGTGTCAATTTCCTTATTGAAGAGGAAGATAAATTAATAGTGGACACTTCATCACCATCTGATGCTATAGATCTATTGACAACATCTGATAATCGAATTGGTCTCCTTCTCGCAGAG GCACAGCTGCTTGCACAGGACATAGAAAATGCTGTTGCAGTGGATGACGATTTCCACAGCAATGAAGGTGATAGGACAAAAACGGAGGATGGGTTAAGGAAGATGGTAACAGATATACTTGTCGACAATGCAAGATTGAGGAAGCAGATAAACTCTGTTATCCTTTGCGCTCTGAACACAAATGCTAAAGCTgaaaaagatgaagatgaagatgaagttgTCCCTTTGAGGAAAACTGTTCTAAGCAAATTCTTAGAAAGTTGA